AGTGGTTGGTTCTGTCCATCTTTTTGCCAACCATGGGCAAAAAAACCCAGCATTTTATGGAGTGTTTATATGTTGTCAAGTTTTCGGAATATGTTAGATAAATGTTTAGATAAAACTAAATCTGGTGTGCAAACACAATTCTACCACTATCGAGTTACATCTAACTTAAGACGTTTTCCACTCAATCATACTCAGTTAAGAAAATAGTACTCCCCCAGAGACCGCTCAGCACTCGAGAGTTATGCCGTATGGAGGGATGCATCTTTGTCAGAATTAAAGCGCCTCTCCTTCCAAAACAACACTGTCAGAGTGCAGCAAACGCAAAGCAGAAGTTAATCCATTTTGTCAGCGCTGGCGGCCCCGCGAGCCAAGAGCTATTAACTCTGAAAGGGAAAGGCATTTCCTCCTTGTAAAtgccatattaaattattattattattatttcatttggTAACAGGGAAAAGAATATCGTAGCTATATTGCCCTAGGTGAGTGGTGACTTGTAAATGGAGAGTAGGATATTTTTAAGGCCACCAGGAGACACGGAGAACGGAACGTTTAGTTACTCAGGTGTCTACCTTTACCATAAATCCTTCGGTGCTCCCTGGACAACCCAACTCCTGAATTATACACGTTTAAGTAGCCTAACCAAATCATCAAACATAATGTGCAGGACATAACATTGCGCATTGACCTCATTGGCAGCACGCATAGTTTTTACCCGCAAGGTCTTTTCATGTTACGTGTTCTTTCACATGGGTAATTATCACCTAGTTAAGCAGCAGCAATAATGGGCATGCGTGTTCATTGTGGTCTTCCAGAGATGTGTTTCCTCTCATCAGTGGTTGTGAGATCTCCAGGGTTGCCAGGTGCAATTTGTACAGCTGGGGAGTTTTCTGCGTAGGTTGGTTCGACAACCGTGGGGGCCAGACTTGGAACAAGTGGAGTAGTTTAAAGAAACCAAGTTTGAAACTGGAAAATGTGATGTTCTCTACATTTAGGTGAGCGTGACCTCCGTTTAACTGGGGAGCTTGCCAAAAAGGGTCTGCTCGGTGCAAAGCGATACCCTGTAAATTTTACACTGAAGAAATTCGTGTCGTTAACGCATCCATATATCTGAATTATCAGAGCCACAATCTGGCTGCCACGCTGAGCTATTACACCGCCCGTGACCGGCTCTTACTACAGAAAGTTTTAGAGATTTAGCATTTCAGCGCGTGACCTCGCAGGCCGCGATTGCTTCCAGCAAGCTGATACCTtgccaaaaataaaatggataACGTGCTTAAACACATTCAGATGACAGGCTCCATTTAATATATGAGGTTGAACAACATTTGAGCTCCCCATTAAGGCACGGAAGCATAAATTTACAATTGCTTTGACCCGTTTTTCAAACATTGTTCCTGTGCGCCCAACAGGCAAACCGACGGGATATGGGCCCAGTTCGAGACGGTCGCACAACCGCGGCATCGTGGATGAATGCTGCTTTCAGAGCTGCGAACTGCGGCGGCTGGAGATGTACTGTGCGCCTGTGAAGTCCGGCAAAACTCCACGATCTATAAGGGCGCAAAGGCACACAGACACCCCAAGGACACCAAAGGTGGGCTGGGAAATATACATAGCTATTGTAGACATACTGATTATGTCACAAGTGATGCTAAAATTGGATAATATTTTAAGTAAAACAAATGCCATGTAAACCATACTGGTTGTGTTCCTTTACAGAAATCTACATCTGGACATAGCCACTCTTCCTGTAAGGTATGTCTTCCTTCAATCTAACCGTGATACAAAATTGCTGTATGTGTGAATGAGGACGAAAGATGGTCAAGCTACAAAAAGTCTTCTAGTGCCATACAGAAGTCCATTTTGCAATATTAAAGAGAGGATTCTCTTAAGCAAGGTGTTAACAACCTGATCCCATGGGAATTCTTAaaattttacaaggtggctaattcatacgAATTCGTACGATATGAATCgtacaaaatgtacaattattagATTAAAGCAATACTGAGGcccctcccctaaacctaacgtcactggcgtgaaagcaaatcgtactaaaacgtacaaatgacATTGcacgaattcatacaaataagccacctcgtaaaatagttatgaattcccatgacattttgttgatgtttgtCAATCAATCGTCTTCAAATCCGTACAGTCAGAGAATAACATCTTAAatatgagtgtgaataaatgatgtcatcattttcatttctggacAAACAGTTCCTTTAACTGATGTCGGTACATTGTGCTGTGATACGTACATAAGAATGAAGCTGCTTGTCTCTCACACCCGCTCTCCAAATGTGGGCCATCCTTTAAAGTGCTCTCAGAGCTCCTCTCTCGAAAAAGAAGACCATTAGCAAGTGAACTGCCTAAGTGGTTTTTATGGTAGACCTGCATGCGCTCTCCACAGACATATTTCTGCACCCATACGTCATGCTTTGGAAGCTGAATCTAAGGTCACCTTAGATGTCTCGACAATGAGTTCAAAGACTCGCCGGTCTTTCTCATGCACTCCCTGCGTGCGGTTTCATTCTCAGTTTAGCTTTCGTGAATTACTCGTATTAATCTTGCTGCGGTAGAGGCTTTCATATCTCGCTTTGACAGTAGATTTCCTCGGCATTATGAAATAACAATCCCTCTACCAAACAGCTGTGTTGTTGTGGGCACGGATGGTCGACTTGTGACCCAGCGCTGTTCTCCTTTGGGTCAGCTTTCTCGTATCTCGTCTCTGTTACTTCTCATCGTCTTAACCATAGGCGCCACCCAACTCTTTTTATGTGTGATAGAAGACAGGCATGTCCTAAGTTAAAAAAGTTAGTATTTTGTCAAAACACGTCATAGTCATGTGGTTTAGTTTTCTTAAGCATGCAACTAAGCACATTTAAAGCACATGACagtaaaactgtaattttacggaatttgtatgtatttttgaaatggggtatataaaaattaaattaaagaaataaactgcaaatttaCGAGGGggttgtaaaataacatgaaaaacgtGTAGTTTTACTTTACAACAAAAATTATTTTGCGTTTTATTTTGGTGCCGTATAGCTACCGGAATATTACCGTTTTTTGTGGTgataacagaatatttattttcaagCAAATGATCCACACAAGATGTGGCTTCAAACAGACTGACCAAATTGACTGATGTAAATTaagtattttataataaaaaaaagagatcTGATTGTTTCTGGTCTGAACAAAACGTACCTAAACCCTAAACcccttttttcattcattttcaggAGGTCCATCAGAAGAACTCGAGCCGAGGAAACACAGGAGGCAGAAACTATCGCATGTAGAAGGAACAGAGAAACACAAGTGAAATTGATGGAGAGAAAAGGGTGTGGCCTTAACTGGTCATCCAGGGACTtgcttcactgtaaaaacaagataCTGGATGAATAAGCCCCATATTAAGAAAACCAAACGTTCAACTACAGAGAAAATCTGAAGATTTTATACACTGCACCATTCTATAATGGGGGGAAAAGGTTAAATTAGCTGCTATTAAAAGTCAAACGATAACTGTTCCTTTACCTCTATGTGTGAACTCTTGTGCCCGGTGGATGCCGATTGCTTCTTATAGTGGCAGAACATGCCGTTTCCCAAATATTGACCCTTATCGATGCCAGTTCATTTCAAAGTGCTGAGGTCCATATTCCACAGATTTCTCATGGCAGGACAGCCGCTGGAAAGAGGCAAAGGATGATTAGTGGAAAGGTCATGGACTCCCCCGACTACccattatttagatttttatctTAGTTACCAATTCCAAATCTAATTTGATCTAAAACATGGGCACATTCGCTGTCTTATCTATGTGCTGCCTGTATACAAAATGTTTGCAAGATCCACCACATGGCAGGCGGTTCACTATGACAGCAGACGCCATCTAGATGTTTTAGACCAGATGGACTTGACTGCACAGAGAGATGCTGGagagttttgtttaaaaaaaaagctaaaaCCCCCTCAAGATCAGATCAAGGGGGATTATACAAAAGCCTTGCGCAGATGCGCAGAGGTGCTCAAGCATTGCTGCAATGGGCTCTCGAGAGCAAAATCGTGGCAGTTTAGAGTTGGAATATGACCTACATCTtgagtttttgtttgtgtgcgtgtcaaACTGGGGAGAGATCTCTGCTAGGGAGGGAGCCATTCATCAACCACACCACAAAAATTGCTTGCGATCTAAAAGTAGACACGCAAAGAAAAGTATTTGCAAAAGAACGACTCTCACACAGATGCACGTGTAGCAAACCTGGGATTACCATCTTCATAACGGACAATAAAGCTCACTTTGCTTTGAAGGAGGTCGCAGGATCTTTCTGGAAAAAAGACTAGTCACGTTAACCAGACTGATACTCAATACCTCCATGAAACCCCAGTCCAAGCCACTAGAGGGTTTCGGAGCGTGACCCTGGCTTTTTGCACATCCCCTCTCACCCCGCATGGTGATGTCATCCTTTCTGACCCCAACGGATTACGTCAACCCACACTGTCTACGCTGTATATCTATACTCGACCTATATTAATCTTACATTCTCTAACCATAATCGTATGTGATGGCATCATATAGCTGAAGCGTATAAATGATCAACCCACTGTTAACTGGTGCTATTTTGTAGTTTGATAATTGCAGGGGTTGGCTGCAAACCGGAAATGACTTTAAAAGCTCAACGTTGGAAGTCTTCCCTTTTGCACAGCCTGGTGGCCACCATTGTaataatattcttttttatttaggaTTATTTTGAAGCTGTTTCAATAAGGTAACGGTGTAAGCGAGTGAAAGTATTTTTGTGAGATCTGTGAATGCATGGATAAAGATACAAAACATAACAAGAAATGACGTTGCGGGCCCGAGCTGGCTGTTTTGGTTTCTTTACgattgttacattattttcatttaaaaatacctTGACAGGGAGTACTGTGAATTCTCAACATTACCAAGATCACAAATTAGCTTATATGCGCACTGCATTTATTTAGACATTTTGGAAACGTTTCTACGACGTACAGTATGATGTATTTGCAATTGGCAGCGAAATTGCGCAAAACAGTCTTAagtgcaacaaaaaaaagactCCCCCTCATCTCTGAGTAATGACAGACTTACAGCGTACTTCAACCAGCTGTTTACAGTATAATTTGGCCAAAGCTGATGCTTGGCTGACACAGTACAAGTCTGTTCACGGCTGCTGTTTTTCTTTTCGCTTGTCTATGTTTTTACTCATCGATATGTCTTGGGAGGTTTGTTTGGAAAATTACACCAAAATTAACTGGAAAAGGAGCAAATGAAAAAGGTTTTAAACAGCAGCACATTAGCCGTCCGAAGATAAATCAGCTGTCAAGGAGACAATCCGCACGGCTAGAAATTTTCATAAAGGCAACCTTTTCTGAGAGAAAGCTTtgggttttaaatatttttaactgtAGCATTTTAAGAGAACGCGTATCTTCTCCATTAGTAACAATAGAACATACAGAATCATAAGCAATAGACTCAGTTCACCCAGAATAGCTATTATGTGCACATGTTAACGTTCTCACGTAATACCAAAGACTTTAAATATCTGGTTAAATGTTTGTTCATTAAGAGCTTTTGGCATCTTAAAACTATTCGTCTTGAATCTTCAAATAGAAtaacacaataaggaacatattGCTATGCTGAAGTTGTTCTGTTTCTTCTTAGGATTAAAGACAGTTGAAGGTAAAATATAGGACTTTACTGTTGACTGTTGTGAAGTTTGTGGCAATTTTGCTTTTGTTCCCATAACCTTTCAGAACATAAATGATATAGAAGATTCTGGGCATTGGTCACAAGCATTGATCATAACACATTTTTAGAGTGTCAGGCTTACATTACTGGTGCTCAATTGCTTTCtgtagaaaacatgaaaatactgACAGATGTTCACTGTTCCTGCTGAATAAACCACTTGTCAATACCTTAAGTTTCAAAGAGTGTTTATTACAGTGATCTAGATGACATACTACTGCATGCAACTATGAATCAATGCACAAATAGTATTAATTTATGTGTTATTACATAACATTTGCGTAGTCCTTGCAAAAACGCAAGTAAATAACTGCCAGACATAGTGAAATACTGTTTACCTGTTCACACAAAGCCAGCTGTTGGCGGAGGCCTCCGaaaggttttattttatgtgtttggcTGCGCCACAGCCGATATTCTTTCAATTTACTGATTGACTCACAAAAAGAGCGTGGGCTACGCCCAGCGAAACATCTTGCGTACTGAAAGCTAATGAAAGAAGACCATTGGGCAAATTTTGCATTAATTCCCCTAACACAGACCAGACTGGAATCCTTTTCACTATTctaaaactgcacatttaccGCATGACAAAGTGATACTTCCTAAAAGATGGTGTGTTCCGCCAAGACAAACAAATCAGCCAGCGGGTTGACCCACGAGAAAGCTGCACATTCAGCTGATTCTACGAAGGACCCAGTGACAACAAAGCGTTCGTATGCTGTCAGCACTTTTTAATGGCTATATAGTGGAACAATCATGCCTTTTAATAGATAAATTGGCCACCTGGCTTCGGTTCAGCAGACATAATTTAAAAGGTTGGCAGGCATCGTATCCAAGTATTTAGATTCGTTTTTCATCCCTCCTTCCTTGTTCCCTCGTTGTACTAAATCAATTATTTTCCCCAATTAGGCAAATTACAGTCTTCAAATGAATTAATTATTCTCTGGAAAACCAGAGAAACCACCGtataaatgttttaagaatTGCAGTAGATTATCCAAACCCGAGTTCAAACTTCCTACAACTTGGTGTGTGTACAGAAAATCCATTTAAAAGGTCTATTTTTTCAGATTTGTTTAGACACTATTTTGTTAAAAGCATACTTAAAACAGCacttaaatgtaaattctaCCGCAAACTTATTGTCCAAGTCTGCATGATCTAAATGAATAAGTGGTGACAGTTCGGTTTCATTTTACAAACTATTTTTTTCAAAGCTGAGCAAAAAAGACCCGGAAGCTCATTAAAATCTTCAGCTTTGTTTGATCCATTGATGTAATTTCCTCTAAAACAGGAAAGTGGGACGGTACACATTAAAAAGCTCAGGCCCTTTTAAAATAGCCAATAGCGGGGGCAAACACTTGATTCTCTAGATTCTAGAGATCTTTTGATTGGTGTGAAAATTTTGAAAagaagctgaagtgcagaatgatgtcattaaaATTATTCGTAAAATGATCCATCTTGGTGGAAGTACAAGACTGTAAGATTTGAatgcttatatcttctaaatgtgaAGTGTTGTGAGTACAATAATTTATAGATATCCTTAAGGCTAACatgtaaaaaactaaaacaactttaaaagtaATTATATGCCTCATATGATATATTGCAAATGAAAGAGGTCAAGCTACAGTGCCTTTTCTTGAGTTTGACAACATACAGTACGTGTCAGTAAAGGATAAGAGAAcgttcaccatttactcacaatTACAAAATCTACTTTTTGTACGTTTCTTCGGTAAGAAACCATCTGCCAAGAATATAAACCATCAGTAGAAAGTGAACCTCCAAACCACAGCCCATGAAGAGTGTACTTTCACTCCTCTTTAATCTTTCAATGTTTCATTGACTTActatattacaaaacaaaacagcgaCACACACTTTTAAGACGTACACATCAATATAGCTATTCCATATGCCATCTAGCAATGGTAACCAATGGCAACTGTTTAGAACGGAAGGCCTCATTTTGGTCAACTTCGGAGGCAAAAAGTGAATTTCCCCAGATCAAGCCTAGTTCTCAGAGTGCCGAGGGCATGCGAGGACAATGTTCCTGGACCTAACCCTGAAACTAAAGCTCCAAGTTCATACAACTTGCGTACGCTATTGTCTTTTGAATGACCTTGTGGTCTGTTTCAATTCTTCCATCCATTTCCCAAATTTCCCCACAGTAGTTTGAGAAGAAAGAGAATTAATGTAGGGCTGAAGCTCCATGTTTTCACTGCTAATGAATACAAGGAATCTGTCAGCCTGCTGGAACTGCCAGTGCATAACAATTTCCAATactaaattattcatttttgtattcttAAGGGGATAGTGACTATTTAAACGGCCTTGACAGGTTTgcgttttttttcatttggacAGGTGCGCTGCAACATCTGCCAGCGTTACAGTATGGTTGAAGCGTTCATTGATGACATACAGTACTAAGATTGCAGCATGTGTTCAGAAATGGTTGTACAATCTAGAAATGTTCATCTGATTCATGGGCATGCACTGGAACGTTAatgctttcttttgttttgattaCTTGAAATACATGAATGACAGTTTTACTATCAGCACCAGACTGTAATGCTTATTTCTAAAAAAGCCATTGGGTAAAAAAGGTGAAATTATGGAACATGGGGACTTTTTTGTGATACAATATATCTTGCCATAGTACAAAAGACTGCTAGTTGGTATcctgtaaatattttaacaaattacTTCCCCATAATGTTTCAATGTAGCCATGATTTATATTTGTTGATAATATGTTGCCATTTTaacattcaatttaatttaccATCTTAAATGTCCCTGCTCGGATGGAAAGTGcacaaaaatacagttaaatgtataaatgtgttaaataaaataaatgcgttattttatttaaaaatatctatttttcttAAGTTAAGAAGATCTGTACTCAACTGCTATTTTGATCAATTTAAGTAGTAAAGACTATATTTTTAGTCTCTCCATAGACTGAACTTCTGAAATTCAACACACCGTGCTTCCACACatacaataatatatatatacaagagGTAGCAGGCGATCTCCACATCCCAACACATCCCCCTTCACCCGGTACCTCTAGATTGCCTCCTCTCTCAGCAGTGGAAATTCACTGGAAGCTGATTGTGGCAAGAGAGTGTTGGCTCAGCTGCACGCTTTAAGAACCCATGATGTCAGACCCATATTTTCCTTGGAGAGATTCTCATCAGTTGCATTGTTCCTGGAAACCATGGTCTGTTCTCTGGGCAACAAAGAAGCCAACCCCATCTCGGTCCTCTGGTCTTGTGCGAGCCCCCACCGGCCCCTTTCGGCCTTGAACTAATCGTTTACTACAGCACCAAACAACAGATGAGTAAAAAAATCATCTGGAAATTTGATCAATGGGGAGAGCATCCTGGATCGGTGACAGTTAACTCTCCCGGTTTCCCAGAGGACGATCAAGATTGGCGTTTTAACGTTTTCAGAAAAGGGAAATCTATGGTTTGCAATGATGTGTAATAAAATAGGACAGAGGAGCAGAGATTCCACTGGGAATGCAACGCTATTGGTGATGTCATGGCTTTGATGTGCACCACGAGACTCTTTAAGCCCCCTGATAGTTGAACTCGAGAGATACGAGAAGTAAATAAATGTTCACATGAGAATCCACACAGCTATAGAACTGAAATGGAATTGATGTTAAAACTCATTGTACAGCTCCAGTTCTGTTgaagaattaacttttttcctCGAAAGACAAGCATGCGCATGTGATTTTTAATTCAAACCGGCAATGAGTGGAATGTCTTCGAGTCGGCGGTCATAATTTAATGAAACCTTATCCCACACAAAAGAAAGCTCATTCAGACCCCTCTCTTTTTTCCATTATTGGGTATTTCAGCTGCCAATTCTGGAGTGGATACCTGATCCATCAATGGCACTGACCGTGAGGTGAGATATGGGGTAACATGGGGCCGTGGAGCAATCTGGGGCCAAAAATGTGATTCTGTGCAACAGAAAGATGGCCAAAATTCTGATGTCATTATATATCCCGTGTCACCTCTGGCAATTCCCATGTTCAGAGGACAGAAATGGATTTCCATTTGCAACGCTTAAATTACAGGATGTCCGTGTCTCCAATTTTGTGGCGAAAGGATAGACTTGCAAAGGAAGCAAATCAACCATTACTAGTAAGTATGTAGTCAGTCTGTGCACCCACAGCACACATGCTACAAAGAACAGAGACGTTCTGTAGTAGTAGAAAACAACAAAAGGACCAACCCATAAGAAATAAGTCACAGATGAGATCGCTTtaatatttcagttatttctcctcgACATAAACGAGTTTAAGCAgaaagcaaatggaaacttgctTCATTTTTTGCTTGATttcttcaaagaaaaaaatctctattagagtttcataagagatctcaacaGTGACAAATTGAGCTCAAATTTGCCAACTTTGCAAaaagtcaaaagtcaatatttttATAGATCTCAACATGAactcatttctcatcaaatttacccaaatccagattatttgaacTATACAAACTATTTTATACCTCCATACTCTCAATGCATTAGAACAATTGTTTCATTTGGTTCTGTTTTATCCTCCTAAGCAGTTTTAGGAGAGAAATAATACATACATCATTTACAGTACGTTATTTAAGAATAGGGCACTAACATTACCCTActtcattattattcatatgATTAATGGTTTTATTAAACTATATGACTctaaattttaaataacattgtttagcgattatttaaatgtgtttttgcttGTTTCCTGTATGATATATTACGTATTCAAATGACATTAAGTATTAAGAATTGTAGATCACATCTTATCAAAGCAAATAGTGACTAACACTTAACCTATACAGTACCAACTATCTCTGGTCTTCAAAAACAAGTTAAGTCTAAAAGTGGGGTTTCAGCAATGACAATGCCCAGCAGGAACAGATTTCTCACGACTTCTTCAAAACATCTGTGCAATTCTACGAACGAGATTCATAAATTTAGCGAGCTCACCTGAACTTAACCTTAGAACTGTTTCACAGTTTATCGATAAATTGGTAAAACTACATCTAGACTGACATTTCAGTTTAAATGTCAGTCTagatttagtttagtttcttatcacttaaaaataattaaacacaTAACAAGTCCCTTAATAAATTTAATGTCACCATTGAAACGTGTGAGACACAACAGAAGATCTGTTAACGTAAGCATGAAATGTTTATCAAACATTTATCAAAAAAGGGTTATCAAAAGTGGAAACAGGTCactatttttttgggggggggggttggtggTAGGGGGCTTGTAAGACGTCAGAACGCGGAATGGCAACAAAGCAAGAGAGGTTATAACAACACGGCATCAAACTCTGAAGTTCAGTTGTACTGTTGCTGGAACAGTCCAGTCTCCATAGACCAGTTGAGTCCTTCAGTAAAACCTCTCGGCCTCCAACAAAAATACTCACTAAATAAAGGCCGAGTGTTCCAAGTAAAATCACTTCAGCCGAGTTCAATAACTATTATTCATGTCCCATTTCTTCTTGCCTGTGCAATAGCCTCTGTGATATTAATAAGGAAAGCCCTTTTGTTTTCATAAGAACCGAAGAGGAGCATTGGAGACAATGCTAACACACATCTGTTTTCTTATGAAGTACCCTATAGGTCTTCATTTGCCTTTCTAATTGAACGATATTGTCTCGACTATACCGTTTCACGCTTTCGAGACCCCAGAAACTCCCTTTTACTTTTACGGTTATGAAACCTCGCTCTCAGCATGTTAGCTCTTTGAAGACCACCGACGCAAGATCACCTCATTTTCCTCAGAAAGGCCAAAGTGCTTTCCATCGTGAAATTACATGTAACCCACCCCTCACCTCTAAACAAAAAATAGCAGGAAGATTAAATGACACAATGAGGGGGGCACCCAGGGAATTGAAGGTTTTTGATGGAGGACGACATCCCGCGACATGCATTTTAGCCCCTTTTCTTTTAAATTGTGAGCAAATCCACAAGATTACTTGCCACTACAATAATATAGCAGACACATGTGGCATTAATGTACAACCTTTGACCTGCTACATCAGTTTGAAGAAGTAAATTTGGCAGGGGGTGTGATTGACAGCAAAATGTGGTGCTCGCTCTTagaaaaatcacaataaaagtCCCCTTGCACAAATCTTATTTGGCCCTTTACAAAGCCACAACTGTGTCCATTTCAAAACAAGGACCACTAGAAAAGTAAACCTCCCCATGGAAGGGCAACCAACTTTTACCTACAGGGCATGAAAATCATCAACAGAAATATGACGAATAACATATTACAATAGCCAACTCATCCTTATAAAATACTATAAAGCTTGATTCTTAGTTGATAAGTGAGTGCAAGGCAAAGCAAGAAAGCAAACCTACTGTCCTCCCTGAGCATCATGGCATCTTACACAGTCATCTTTGCATTTGCACTTTTTCTTGAGTTTACGGCTTACTCATCCCTGGCGCTGCCCAAAGGCATAACAGATCAAGAAAGTACAGTCCAAGATCGACTAATTTCAATGCCAGATGATGGAAGAGAAGAGGGGACTGGACTGCTCTCCTTTAGAAGATACCCCATCATCGAGGGCAGACTTGAGGACGGCACAAAGCGGATCTTCATACTTGCTGTAAGTGTTTACATGTTGAAAGCTAGTAAATTACCTCAACATTAGACGATAACGCTTGTGTACTAACCGGTGTGACAGGTGTGTAGATCTGTTTTCAAGGAATAGTCCCCAAAAAAATTTAAGTTctttcattcactcaccctcatgtcattccaaacctctatgactttatttcttctgcaaaacacaaaagaagatatttttaagaaagctGGTTACCAAAAAACAttggtctccattgacttcATTGTATAGATAGAACCACAGagaaattcctcaaaatatcttcttttgtgtttcacagaagagttacagtatatactgtacaggttttgaacaacttgcTTTTA
The nucleotide sequence above comes from Triplophysa rosa linkage group LG24, Trosa_1v2, whole genome shotgun sequence. Encoded proteins:
- the igf1 gene encoding insulin-like growth factor I isoform X2 — encoded protein: MRCLSCTHTLSLVLCVLALTPATLEAVPETLCGAELVDTLQFVCGDRGFYFSKPTGYGPSSRRSHNRGIVDECCFQSCELRRLEMYCAPVKSGKTPRSIRAQRHTDTPRTPKKSTSGHSHSSCKEVHQKNSSRGNTGGRNYRM
- the igf1 gene encoding insulin-like growth factor I isoform X1 gives rise to the protein MSSGHFFHWHLCDVFKCTMRCLSCTHTLSLVLCVLALTPATLEAVPETLCGAELVDTLQFVCGDRGFYFSKPTGYGPSSRRSHNRGIVDECCFQSCELRRLEMYCAPVKSGKTPRSIRAQRHTDTPRTPKKSTSGHSHSSCKEVHQKNSSRGNTGGRNYRM
- the pmch gene encoding pro-MCH, which produces MALTVSKKANLLSSLSIMASYTVIFAFALFLEFTAYSSLALPKGITDQESTVQDRLISMPDDGREEGTGLLSFRRYPIIEGRLEDGTKRIFILADTGIKGSPGRETNLAFPKSFPALRGLDHSVDGFSMRDDRRSADDVIPVGRRDVDILRCMIGRVYRPCWQG